From Rhodoferax sp. AJA081-3, the proteins below share one genomic window:
- the ubiB gene encoding ubiquinone biosynthesis regulatory protein kinase UbiB — MSRLHRGFFIVWIVFHYGLDELVLSSFDKPWLRRLMRLLTLGRNLDAPRGERLRQALERLGPIFVKFGQVLSTRRDLLPLDIADELAKLQDRVPPFPSEVAVATIERALRKPLEEIFVSFEQQPVASASIAQVHFAVLRDRQGQEREVAVKVLRPGMLGAIEKDLQLMRMMAGWVDSLSSEGKRLRPREVVAEFDKHLHDELDLVREASSAAQLRRNMDSLQLVLIPEIHWDLCTTEVMVMERMVGVPISQTDKLREAGVDLPKLARDGVTIFFTQVFRDGFFHADMHPGNIQVSLDPKTFGRYISLDFGIVGTLTESDKDYLAQNFTAFFRRDYKRVAELHIESGWVPRNTRVDELEAGIRSVCEPYFDRPLKEISLGLLLMRLFQISRRFQVEIQPQLVLLQKTLLNIEGLGRELDPDLDLWATAKPFLEQWMLGQVGPQKLMDQFKAQAPHYAKLLPELPMLLHNFLRANPADSSRAMEVLLVEQRRTNKLLQGLVYAVIGFALGMVVMQLVIRVRLF, encoded by the coding sequence ATGAGCCGCCTGCACCGCGGTTTTTTTATCGTCTGGATTGTTTTTCACTACGGACTCGATGAGCTCGTACTGAGCAGTTTTGACAAGCCATGGCTGCGGCGCTTGATGCGCCTGTTGACGCTTGGGCGAAATTTGGACGCGCCCAGAGGTGAACGCCTGCGCCAGGCGCTCGAACGCTTGGGTCCGATATTTGTCAAATTTGGGCAGGTGTTGTCCACCCGGCGCGACCTCTTGCCGCTGGACATTGCGGATGAATTGGCCAAGTTGCAAGACCGCGTCCCGCCCTTTCCCTCCGAAGTGGCAGTGGCCACCATTGAGCGCGCCTTGCGCAAACCCTTGGAAGAAATTTTTGTATCGTTTGAGCAGCAGCCGGTGGCCAGTGCCTCGATTGCGCAGGTCCATTTTGCGGTGTTGCGGGATCGCCAGGGGCAGGAGCGTGAGGTGGCCGTCAAGGTGCTGCGCCCCGGCATGCTGGGCGCCATCGAGAAGGACCTGCAGTTGATGCGCATGATGGCAGGCTGGGTCGACAGTCTGTCATCGGAAGGCAAACGCCTGCGTCCGCGCGAAGTGGTGGCCGAATTCGACAAACACCTGCATGACGAGCTGGACCTGGTGCGCGAAGCCTCCAGTGCGGCCCAATTGCGCCGCAATATGGACAGCCTGCAACTGGTGCTGATCCCCGAGATCCACTGGGACCTGTGCACCACCGAAGTTATGGTTATGGAGCGCATGGTGGGTGTTCCCATCAGCCAGACCGACAAGCTGCGCGAAGCTGGCGTAGACCTTCCCAAGCTCGCGCGTGACGGGGTGACGATATTCTTCACCCAGGTATTTCGGGATGGTTTTTTCCACGCCGACATGCACCCGGGCAATATCCAGGTCAGCTTGGACCCCAAGACCTTTGGCCGTTACATCTCGCTGGATTTCGGCATCGTGGGTACGCTGACCGAGTCCGACAAAGACTACCTGGCGCAAAACTTCACGGCATTCTTTCGTCGCGATTACAAACGGGTGGCCGAATTACACATCGAGTCTGGTTGGGTGCCGCGCAACACCCGCGTGGATGAGTTGGAAGCCGGCATTCGATCCGTTTGTGAGCCTTACTTTGACCGGCCGCTCAAGGAAATATCACTGGGCCTGCTGCTGATGCGCCTGTTCCAGATTTCTCGGCGCTTCCAGGTGGAAATCCAGCCCCAGCTGGTTTTACTACAGAAGACTTTGCTGAATATCGAGGGCCTGGGCCGCGAGCTGGACCCCGATCTGGACCTTTGGGCCACGGCCAAGCCTTTCCTGGAACAATGGATGCTGGGGCAGGTAGGGCCACAAAAGCTGATGGACCAGTTCAAGGCGCAGGCACCACACTACGCCAAGTTGCTACCGGAACTGCCCATGTTGCTGCACAACTTTCTGCGGGCCAACCCTGCTGACTCCAGCCGGGCGATGGAGGTATTGCTTGTGGAGCAGCGCCGCACCAACAAACTTTTGCAGGGGCTGGTTTACGCCGTGATCGGGTTTGCGCTGGGAATGGTGGTTATGCAATTGGTGATCAGGGTTCGATTGTTTTAG
- a CDS encoding FmdB family zinc ribbon protein yields the protein MPIYAYKCESCGFAKDVLQKMSDAPLDVCPACNKASFKKQVTAAGFQLKGSGWYATDFKGGGSAPTSVPAPADGSTAAPATESAAPKVEATPTTGAAPAASGS from the coding sequence ATGCCTATATACGCCTATAAATGCGAGTCCTGCGGGTTTGCCAAGGACGTATTGCAAAAAATGTCCGATGCACCGCTGGACGTTTGTCCTGCCTGTAACAAAGCTTCGTTCAAGAAGCAGGTTACTGCAGCGGGCTTCCAGCTCAAGGGTTCTGGCTGGTATGCCACCGATTTCAAAGGCGGAGGCAGCGCACCAACCAGTGTGCCTGCACCCGCAGACGGCAGCACGGCCGCGCCTGCCACTGAGTCGGCAGCGCCCAAAGTGGAAGCCACACCGACCACTGGGGCGGCGCCGGCCGCATCCGGGTCCTGA
- a CDS encoding DUF502 domain-containing protein → MPFKKYMLTGLMVWLPLAITIWVLTWLVKSLDGVLGGVLYGIAAVAPASMGSSISRLANIPGLGVLFVATFMLVTGALVSNVAGRWLHKQWDGLFTRIPIVKSIYNSVKKVSDTLFSSNGNAFRTALLIQYPRAGSWTIAFQTGTPTGEVASHLGTDFVSVYVPTTPNPTSGFFLMLPRADVVELDMSVDQALTYVISMGSVPPATHLPVKAVPKPS, encoded by the coding sequence GTGCCATTCAAGAAATACATGCTGACCGGGTTGATGGTGTGGTTGCCGCTGGCCATCACCATCTGGGTACTGACGTGGCTCGTCAAATCCTTGGACGGTGTGCTGGGTGGCGTGCTGTATGGCATCGCCGCGGTAGCGCCAGCCAGCATGGGTTCTTCGATTAGTCGCCTTGCCAATATCCCTGGTCTGGGCGTGTTGTTTGTGGCAACCTTTATGCTGGTAACGGGCGCCTTGGTGTCCAACGTTGCCGGGCGCTGGCTGCACAAACAATGGGACGGCTTGTTCACCCGTATCCCCATCGTCAAGTCCATTTACAACAGCGTCAAGAAAGTCTCCGACACGCTGTTTTCCAGCAACGGCAATGCATTTCGTACGGCCTTGCTGATCCAGTATCCCCGCGCCGGGAGCTGGACGATTGCGTTCCAGACCGGCACCCCTACGGGTGAAGTAGCGTCCCATTTGGGGACCGATTTTGTCAGTGTCTATGTGCCGACCACGCCCAATCCCACCAGTGGTTTCTTTTTGATGTTGCCCCGTGCGGATGTGGTGGAGCTGGACATGAGTGTGGACCAGGCATTGACCTACGTCATTTCCATGGGTTCTGTTCCCCCTGCAACACATCTGCCCGTTAAGGCAGTGCCCAAGCCCTCTTAA
- the aspS gene encoding aspartate--tRNA ligase, which yields MAMRSHYCGLVTEAQMGETVSLCGWVNRRRDHGGVIFVDLRDREGYVQVVCDPDRADMFAAAEGLRNEFCVQIKGLVRARPEGTANDALKSGKIEVLCHELVVLNPSVTPPFQLDDDNLSETTRLTHRVLDLRRPYMQNNLMLRYRVSMEVRKFLDANGFVDIETPMLTKSTPEGARDYLVPSRVHDGHFFALPQSPQLFKQLLMVAGFDRYYQITKCFRDEDLRADRQPEFTQIDIETSFLSEEEIRDIFQGMIKTVFQNTIKVDLGDFPVMTYQEAMQRYGSDKPDLRVNLEFTEVTDVMADVDFKVFSGAATMKGGRVVALRVPGGSVEGGGISRGEIDAYTEFVKIYGAKGLAYIRVNDLSKGRDGLQSPIVKNIHDKALNAVLERSGAQNGDLIFFGADKAKIVNDAIGALRLKVGHSDFGKKNGLFEKGWRPMWVVDFPMFEFDEEAQRYTATHHPFTAPKDGHEDWMVSAPEKCISKGYDMVLNGWEMGGGSVRIHRADVQQKVFDALKITPEEAQLKFGFLLDALQYGAPPHGGLAFGLDRIVTLMTGAESIRDVIAFPKTQRAQCLLTQAPSPVDEKQLRELHIRLRTPEAAKTA from the coding sequence ATGGCCATGCGTTCTCACTATTGCGGTCTGGTGACCGAAGCCCAAATGGGCGAAACCGTTTCCCTGTGCGGCTGGGTCAACCGCCGGCGTGACCACGGCGGTGTGATTTTTGTCGATTTGCGCGACCGAGAAGGGTATGTGCAGGTGGTGTGTGACCCCGACCGCGCCGACATGTTTGCCGCGGCCGAAGGCCTGCGCAACGAATTCTGCGTGCAGATCAAGGGCCTGGTGCGTGCGCGCCCCGAAGGCACTGCCAATGACGCGCTCAAGAGCGGCAAGATTGAAGTCTTGTGCCACGAACTGGTGGTGCTCAACCCCTCGGTCACGCCTCCGTTCCAGTTGGACGACGACAACCTGAGTGAGACCACGCGCTTGACCCACCGCGTGCTGGACCTGCGCCGCCCCTACATGCAAAACAACCTGATGCTGCGTTACCGCGTATCGATGGAAGTGCGCAAGTTCCTGGACGCCAACGGATTTGTCGACATCGAAACACCCATGCTGACCAAGTCTACGCCCGAAGGCGCGCGCGACTACCTGGTGCCCAGCCGTGTGCACGATGGCCACTTCTTCGCCTTGCCCCAGTCGCCCCAGTTGTTCAAGCAGTTGTTGATGGTGGCCGGTTTTGACCGCTACTACCAGATCACCAAGTGTTTCCGCGACGAAGACCTGCGCGCCGACCGCCAGCCCGAATTCACCCAAATCGATATCGAAACCTCCTTCCTGAGTGAAGAAGAAATCCGCGACATCTTCCAGGGCATGATCAAGACCGTGTTCCAGAACACCATCAAGGTGGACCTGGGCGATTTCCCTGTCATGACCTACCAGGAAGCCATGCAACGTTATGGCTCTGACAAGCCCGATCTGCGCGTGAACCTGGAGTTCACCGAAGTGACCGATGTGATGGCCGATGTGGACTTCAAAGTCTTCTCCGGCGCCGCCACCATGAAGGGTGGCCGCGTGGTGGCCCTGCGCGTGCCCGGTGGCTCGGTCGAAGGCGGCGGTATCAGCCGTGGCGAGATCGACGCCTACACCGAGTTCGTCAAGATCTACGGCGCCAAGGGCCTGGCCTATATCCGCGTCAACGACCTGTCCAAGGGCCGTGATGGTTTGCAAAGCCCCATCGTCAAGAACATCCATGACAAGGCGCTCAACGCGGTGCTGGAACGCTCCGGCGCACAAAACGGCGACCTGATTTTCTTCGGTGCCGACAAGGCCAAGATTGTCAACGACGCCATCGGCGCCCTGCGCCTCAAGGTCGGCCACAGCGACTTTGGCAAGAAAAATGGCCTGTTTGAAAAAGGCTGGCGTCCGATGTGGGTGGTCGACTTCCCGATGTTCGAGTTCGACGAAGAAGCCCAGCGTTACACCGCCACCCACCACCCCTTTACCGCACCCAAGGACGGCCACGAAGACTGGATGGTCTCTGCCCCCGAGAAATGTATCTCCAAGGGCTATGACATGGTGCTGAACGGCTGGGAAATGGGCGGTGGTTCCGTGCGTATCCACCGCGCCGATGTGCAGCAGAAGGTGTTCGATGCACTGAAGATCACACCGGAAGAAGCCCAGCTCAAGTTCGGCTTCCTGCTGGATGCACTGCAATACGGTGCGCCCCCACACGGTGGCTTGGCCTTTGGCCTGGACCGCATCGTGACGCTGATGACGGGTGCCGAATCCATCCGCGACGTGATTGCCTTCCCCAAGACCCAGCGTGCCCAGTGCCTGTTGACCCAGGCGCCGAGCCCTGTGGACGAGAAGCAGCTGCGCGAGCTGCACATCCGCCTGCGCACGCCCGAGGCGGCCAAAACTGCGTAA
- the nudB gene encoding dihydroneopterin triphosphate diphosphatase, with protein MPKPFKIPQSVLVVIHTPALDVLVLRRTDGDGLGAEYWQSVTGSKDSLEEDWRQTAEREVAEETGIDCTPQAADRAILRDWQLENIYDIYPQWLHRYAPGVTRNTERLFGLQVPQRCAVRLSPREHTAYQWLPYQQAAELCFSPSNAEAILQLPRFVGQLAINHEGAV; from the coding sequence ATGCCCAAACCCTTCAAAATCCCCCAATCCGTGTTGGTGGTGATCCACACCCCGGCGCTGGACGTTTTGGTGCTGCGGCGCACCGACGGTGATGGCCTGGGCGCGGAGTATTGGCAGTCCGTCACCGGCAGCAAAGACAGCCTGGAGGAAGACTGGCGGCAAACCGCCGAACGCGAGGTTGCCGAGGAAACCGGCATTGACTGCACGCCACAGGCGGCAGACCGCGCGATATTGCGCGATTGGCAACTGGAGAACATCTACGACATCTACCCCCAATGGCTGCACCGCTACGCGCCGGGTGTTACACGCAATACCGAGCGCTTGTTTGGCCTGCAAGTGCCGCAACGGTGCGCCGTGCGGCTGAGCCCCCGCGAACACACGGCCTACCAGTGGCTGCCCTACCAGCAGGCGGCCGAACTGTGTTTTTCGCCGTCCAATGCAGAAGCCATCCTGCAGCTCCCACGCTTTGTGGGGCAGCTTGCTATCAACCATGAGGGCGCCGTATGA
- a CDS encoding endonuclease/exonuclease/phosphatase family protein — protein sequence MTLVRVATYNIHKGVQGIGPARRLEIHNLAHAVEQLDADIVCLQEVRKMHRREAEYFPQWPELPQADYLAPEGYTAVYRTNAHTRHGEHGNAMLSRWPVVAHQHEDMSDHRFEQRGLLHSEVLVHGVALHVVVVHLGLIKASRVRQLAQLHQFISREIPAHAPLVVAGDFNDWGTTVQSALGKAGLSAYTQQKAATFPSRLPVVQLDHVYARGMTPVGVHVPRGRIWGQMSDHLPLIADFDLAVDPL from the coding sequence ATGACGCTGGTTCGGGTCGCCACCTACAACATCCACAAAGGCGTGCAAGGCATTGGCCCGGCGCGCCGCCTGGAAATCCACAACCTGGCCCACGCGGTGGAGCAGCTCGATGCCGACATCGTCTGCCTGCAGGAGGTGCGCAAGATGCACCGGCGCGAAGCGGAGTATTTTCCACAGTGGCCCGAGCTGCCGCAGGCGGACTACCTGGCCCCCGAGGGATATACGGCGGTGTACCGTACCAACGCCCACACCCGCCATGGCGAACACGGCAATGCCATGTTGTCACGTTGGCCGGTGGTTGCGCACCAGCATGAAGACATGTCGGACCACCGGTTTGAGCAACGCGGTCTGTTGCACTCCGAAGTGTTGGTGCACGGTGTCGCCCTGCACGTGGTGGTGGTGCACCTGGGTTTGATCAAGGCCAGCCGGGTGCGCCAGTTGGCGCAATTGCACCAATTCATTAGCCGCGAAATCCCCGCCCATGCACCGCTGGTGGTGGCGGGTGACTTCAACGACTGGGGCACCACAGTACAGAGCGCGCTGGGCAAGGCGGGCCTGTCGGCCTATACGCAACAAAAGGCCGCCACCTTTCCGTCACGCCTGCCGGTGGTGCAGCTCGACCACGTGTACGCCAGGGGCATGACACCCGTGGGTGTGCACGTACCGCGGGGGCGCATCTGGGGGCAAATGTCAGACCATTTGCCGCTGATCGCCGATTTTGACCTGGCGGTGGATCCACTTTGA
- the clsB gene encoding cardiolipin synthase ClsB, with amino-acid sequence MTTAQLQDGHHVHLLQGGLEFFPALVAAIDASLQEVRLETYIFNFDDAGQQVAAALERAAGRGVRVYLVVDGFGTPEMPGAWVQRFAAAGVHWRQFSPLGRWGLLLPVGWRRLHRKLCVVDADLAFCGGINVLDDFFDPSYGVLESARFDFALSVRGPLVQDAQRAMVQFWSRLQITRQLEQMDFRHARQTWKESGVSQRAVPLPHARRASGAATGSKAMLVLRDNLRNRNSIERAYRRAIAGAQSEVLIANAYFLPGGKLRRALVHAAKRGVKVRLLLQGRYEYFMQYHGARPVFGVLLAAGVEIHEYSVGFLHAKVAVVDGRWATVGSSNLDPLSLLLAREANVVVDDVPFAQSLRARLLTAMEAHGTPLDAQAYAQRPWRQRLLDRVAFGVMRLLLFLAGRRY; translated from the coding sequence TTGACCACGGCGCAACTACAGGACGGACACCATGTTCATCTGTTGCAGGGTGGCTTAGAGTTTTTTCCGGCACTGGTCGCGGCCATTGATGCCAGTTTGCAGGAAGTGCGGCTGGAAACCTACATCTTCAATTTCGACGATGCCGGGCAACAGGTCGCTGCAGCGCTGGAGCGTGCTGCAGGCCGTGGCGTCCGTGTGTACCTGGTCGTAGATGGTTTCGGAACACCCGAGATGCCTGGGGCATGGGTTCAACGGTTTGCCGCGGCCGGCGTTCACTGGCGGCAATTTTCCCCGCTGGGGCGGTGGGGCTTGTTGTTGCCGGTTGGCTGGCGGCGCTTGCACCGCAAGCTGTGTGTGGTCGATGCCGACCTGGCGTTTTGTGGCGGCATCAACGTGCTGGACGATTTTTTCGACCCCAGTTACGGCGTTCTGGAGTCAGCGCGTTTTGATTTTGCCCTGTCGGTGCGCGGGCCGCTGGTGCAGGACGCACAACGTGCCATGGTCCAGTTCTGGAGTCGCTTGCAAATCACACGCCAATTGGAGCAAATGGATTTTCGCCATGCCCGCCAGACCTGGAAAGAATCGGGCGTATCGCAGCGTGCTGTGCCCCTGCCACATGCCCGGCGTGCAAGTGGCGCGGCAACCGGTAGCAAGGCCATGCTGGTGTTGCGTGACAACCTGCGCAACCGCAACAGCATAGAGCGCGCCTACCGCAGGGCCATTGCCGGTGCGCAGAGCGAGGTTTTGATTGCCAACGCCTATTTTTTGCCTGGCGGCAAACTGCGTAGGGCCCTTGTGCATGCAGCCAAGCGGGGCGTGAAAGTGCGTTTGTTGCTGCAGGGGCGTTATGAATACTTCATGCAGTACCACGGGGCCAGACCGGTGTTTGGTGTGTTGTTGGCGGCCGGCGTGGAGATCCACGAATACTCCGTAGGGTTTCTGCATGCCAAGGTGGCGGTGGTGGATGGACGCTGGGCGACCGTGGGCTCATCCAATCTGGACCCCTTGAGTTTGCTGCTGGCACGCGAGGCCAATGTGGTGGTCGACGATGTCCCATTTGCCCAATCCCTGCGTGCCCGGCTGCTGACCGCGATGGAGGCCCACGGCACGCCATTGGATGCCCAGGCCTACGCCCAAAGACCCTGGCGCCAGCGCCTGCTGGACCGTGTGGCTTTCGGGGTGATGCGCCTCTTGCTCTTCCTGGCAGGGAGACGCTATTAA
- the folE gene encoding GTP cyclohydrolase I produces MLMKSPTTMNPSDTDAGTPVSVKIRERLVAARKRFHANDNIAEFVTPAELEKLLDEVELKMQGVLDSLVIDTVNDHNTDNTARRVAKMYLNEVFRGRYVACPSITEFPNVGHLNELMIVGPITVRSACSHHFCPVIGKIWIGIMPNEHTNVIGLSKYARLAEWIMGRPQIQEEAVVQLADLIQEKTQPDGLAIVMEASHYCMAWRGVKDMDSKMINSVMRGVFLKDPNLRREFLSLIPRKG; encoded by the coding sequence ATGTTAATGAAATCACCGACTACCATGAACCCATCCGACACCGATGCGGGAACTCCGGTTTCCGTCAAGATCCGGGAGCGCCTGGTGGCCGCCCGCAAACGCTTCCATGCCAATGACAATATTGCGGAATTTGTAACCCCTGCAGAGCTGGAAAAATTGCTCGACGAGGTCGAGCTCAAGATGCAGGGCGTGTTGGATAGCCTGGTCATCGACACCGTCAACGACCACAACACCGACAACACGGCCCGCCGTGTGGCCAAGATGTACTTGAACGAGGTGTTTCGCGGCCGCTACGTGGCATGCCCCAGCATCACGGAGTTTCCCAATGTGGGCCACCTCAACGAGCTGATGATTGTGGGGCCCATCACCGTGCGCAGTGCCTGCAGCCACCACTTTTGCCCTGTGATCGGCAAGATCTGGATCGGCATCATGCCCAACGAACACACCAATGTGATCGGCCTGTCCAAGTACGCACGCCTGGCGGAGTGGATCATGGGGCGCCCCCAGATCCAGGAAGAGGCGGTGGTGCAATTGGCGGACCTGATCCAGGAAAAAACCCAGCCCGATGGCTTGGCCATCGTGATGGAAGCCAGCCACTACTGCATGGCCTGGCGGGGCGTGAAGGACATGGACAGCAAAATGATCAATTCGGTCATGCGCGGCGTGTTCCTGAAGGACCCCAATTTGCGGCGCGAATTTTTGTCCTTGATTCCACGGAAGGGTTAG
- a CDS encoding BLUF domain-containing protein, with translation MLVRLLYASRAVDPSAEAIEAILSQSRHYNPTCGITGILCYGGGIFLQAIEGGRMPVSDLYGHIQRDARHKDVVLLHYEEISERRFGGWTMGQVNMSKINTNILLKYAEKPELDPYSVSGKVSLALLEELMATASIIGRA, from the coding sequence ATGTTGGTACGTTTGTTATATGCCAGCCGCGCGGTGGACCCCAGCGCCGAGGCGATCGAAGCGATTCTGAGCCAGTCCCGCCACTACAACCCGACCTGCGGCATTACCGGCATCCTGTGTTACGGCGGCGGCATTTTTCTGCAGGCCATTGAAGGTGGCCGTATGCCGGTGAGTGATCTGTATGGCCACATCCAGCGCGACGCCCGCCACAAAGATGTGGTCTTGCTGCACTACGAAGAAATCTCCGAGCGCCGCTTTGGCGGCTGGACCATGGGCCAGGTCAACATGTCCAAGATCAACACCAACATCCTGTTGAAGTATGCAGAGAAGCCCGAACTGGACCCATATTCGGTGTCCGGCAAGGTTTCGTTGGCCTTGCTCGAAGAATTGATGGCCACCGCTTCCATCATCGGTCGAGCGTGA
- a CDS encoding DMT family transporter, producing MPLSALALVILAGLIHASWNIAAKKAGGDVRFSCFSSLVMMVFWAPVGLWLGWQQVPSWGVQEWSLVWASGILHTIYFVILLRGYRKADLTVVYPLARGSGPLLSSMVAILFLGEHISALGFGGILAVVLGVFLIAGGPGLFRNTHSAEHRLRVRKGMLYGLLTGVFIASYTVVDGYAVKMVFMSPILVDYFGNFVRLAFLMPAVLRKPQEAHVLWRAQWKYATVVGVISPISYVLVLYAMQVAPLSHVAPAREVSMLFAAFLGGQLLGEGDRMARLLGAACIGVGVMALALG from the coding sequence ATGCCGCTGAGCGCGCTGGCGCTGGTCATACTGGCCGGCCTGATCCATGCCAGCTGGAACATCGCCGCCAAGAAGGCCGGTGGTGATGTTCGTTTCTCTTGCTTCAGCTCCCTGGTCATGATGGTGTTCTGGGCGCCGGTTGGCTTGTGGCTTGGCTGGCAGCAAGTGCCATCCTGGGGGGTGCAGGAGTGGAGCCTGGTGTGGGCCAGCGGCATCTTGCACACCATCTATTTTGTGATCCTGCTGCGCGGTTACCGCAAGGCCGACCTGACCGTGGTCTACCCGTTGGCGCGGGGTTCTGGCCCGCTGCTGTCGTCCATGGTGGCCATCCTCTTTCTGGGTGAGCACATCTCGGCCCTGGGCTTTGGCGGCATTCTCGCCGTGGTTCTGGGCGTCTTTCTGATCGCAGGTGGCCCAGGCCTGTTTCGCAATACGCACAGCGCAGAACACCGGCTACGCGTGCGCAAAGGCATGTTGTACGGACTGCTGACAGGCGTGTTTATTGCCAGCTATACCGTGGTGGACGGGTATGCGGTCAAGATGGTGTTTATGTCGCCCATTCTGGTGGACTATTTTGGCAACTTTGTGCGCCTGGCTTTTCTGATGCCCGCTGTGCTGCGTAAACCGCAGGAGGCGCATGTGTTGTGGCGTGCCCAGTGGAAATACGCCACGGTGGTGGGTGTCATCAGCCCCATATCCTATGTGCTGGTGCTGTATGCCATGCAAGTGGCGCCACTCAGCCATGTGGCGCCTGCACGCGAGGTCTCCATGTTGTTTGCAGCCTTCTTGGGTGGTCAGCTGCTGGGGGAGGGCGACCGCATGGCCAGGCTTCTGGGTGCGGCCTGCATCGGTGTGGGTGTCATGGCGCTGGCTTTGGGCTAA
- a CDS encoding DUF429 domain-containing protein, whose product MLIGCDFSSAPTRSKPIVLAQGHLRGAVVVLDRLEFLPSLTAFEQWLQQAQAWVGGFDLPFGLPRELLITLGWPLDWQACMQHYAGLSRAEIRDAFAGFCDSRPVGGKFAHRACDGPAGSSPSMKWVNPPVAFMLHAGVPRLLAAGVVMPGLHMPPPEHNKALHQRVALEAYPGLLAREILGNRSYKSDDRSKQTPERLIARKDLITALEAGQTRLALRLKLTHAQRDALVDDAKGDVLDAVLCLVQAAWGSHKHAQGDLLYGLPADLDPLEGWIVTA is encoded by the coding sequence ATGCTGATCGGTTGTGACTTTTCAAGCGCGCCCACACGCAGCAAACCCATTGTGCTGGCACAGGGCCATCTACGCGGGGCAGTGGTGGTGCTGGATCGGCTGGAATTTTTGCCGTCACTGACTGCCTTCGAGCAATGGTTGCAGCAAGCCCAAGCCTGGGTAGGGGGCTTCGACTTGCCGTTTGGGTTACCGCGAGAACTGCTGATAACCCTGGGTTGGCCCCTGGATTGGCAAGCCTGCATGCAGCACTATGCCGGCCTCAGCCGCGCGGAGATACGCGATGCCTTCGCTGGCTTTTGCGATTCACGGCCTGTGGGCGGCAAGTTTGCGCACCGCGCCTGCGACGGACCAGCGGGCTCCAGCCCGTCGATGAAATGGGTCAACCCGCCCGTGGCTTTTATGCTGCACGCCGGCGTGCCGCGGTTGTTGGCGGCCGGAGTGGTCATGCCTGGCCTGCACATGCCTCCACCCGAACACAACAAAGCACTACACCAGCGCGTGGCGCTGGAGGCATATCCCGGCCTTTTGGCGCGCGAAATCCTGGGCAACCGCAGTTACAAAAGTGATGACCGGTCCAAACAAACACCGGAACGCCTGATTGCCCGTAAGGATTTGATCACTGCACTGGAGGCGGGGCAAACCCGACTGGCTTTGCGCCTCAAGCTCACACACGCGCAGCGTGACGCCCTGGTGGACGATGCCAAGGGCGACGTGTTGGATGCCGTGTTGTGTCTGGTGCAGGCCGCCTGGGGCAGCCACAAGCACGCCCAGGGTGATCTGCTCTATGGCCTGCCGGCAGACCTGGACCCGCTGGAGGGCTGGATTGTGACGGCCTGA
- a CDS encoding MinD/ParA family protein, whose translation MADVLTPPIPSDAPASVPLTPLGKVIAVTSGKGGVGKTFVSANLAAALAKLGLRVLVLDADLGLANLDVVLNLYPKLTLHDVFTGKAKLEDAIVRAPGGFSVLLAGSGMVEYSRLTPEVRNDFLRIMGGLVPHYDVVLLDTGAGISDVVLFAVSLASEVIVVATPEPTSLTDAYATVKVLVGQQKRQTIRMVINQTARLGDGRAITVQLQQVLDRFVPTEPGRPIKLVHMGDIPADPAVRQAIMRRQLLMQATPSCPAAMAISQLALKLEETVISRNK comes from the coding sequence ATGGCTGACGTATTAACCCCCCCAATTCCCAGTGACGCGCCTGCGTCAGTGCCCTTGACCCCGCTGGGCAAAGTCATTGCCGTAACCAGTGGTAAAGGTGGTGTGGGCAAGACTTTTGTGTCGGCCAACCTGGCCGCCGCATTGGCCAAGCTCGGCCTGCGCGTGCTGGTGCTGGACGCCGATCTGGGTCTGGCCAACCTCGACGTGGTGCTCAATCTGTACCCCAAGCTCACGCTGCATGACGTATTCACCGGCAAGGCCAAACTCGAAGACGCCATCGTCCGTGCGCCAGGCGGTTTTTCGGTGCTGTTGGCCGGCTCCGGCATGGTGGAATATTCCCGCCTGACGCCCGAGGTGCGCAATGACTTTCTGCGCATCATGGGTGGGCTGGTACCCCACTACGACGTGGTGCTGCTGGACACCGGTGCCGGCATCTCGGATGTGGTGCTGTTCGCCGTGTCGCTGGCGTCCGAAGTGATCGTTGTCGCCACGCCCGAGCCGACATCGCTGACCGACGCCTACGCCACGGTCAAGGTACTGGTCGGGCAACAAAAGCGCCAGACCATTCGTATGGTCATCAACCAGACCGCCAGATTGGGCGACGGGCGTGCCATCACCGTGCAGTTGCAGCAGGTGCTGGACCGGTTTGTCCCTACCGAACCCGGTCGACCCATCAAGCTGGTGCACATGGGTGACATCCCGGCCGACCCGGCGGTGCGCCAGGCCATCATGCGCCGCCAGTTGCTGATGCAGGCCACGCCCAGTTGCCCCGCTGCGATGGCGATTTCACAACTGGCGCTCAAGCTCGAAGAAACTGTGATCTCGCGCAACAAGTAA